A region of the Mytilus edulis chromosome 11, xbMytEdul2.2, whole genome shotgun sequence genome:
CTGCCAAGTTTTAATTTGTTCACCCTAAACAAAATTGGTAATAGAAATATCTTCATCCattgttcaaagtataatgacagtaataagagtaggtgtgcagtgcagttaaatactttaaagtGAAACCATTAACccatatttttcgcctttgacatTACTAATGTGAAGTAGTATCTAAAGTTAAGaaaatcaaaaccattaatacgtataactataattaaacaccatttgttgaataataatatttattatttatcattatttaatttacaagtattatttagtacatatgaaagaattaagcaataaaaCTATTATAGAAGATTTGAGTTTAataatctagcgtacattgctgtttttcatgtaacaataacgttatgtaaccgtagcctcaataattattgttacattcgtaattaatcggttccttacccaactttgcattctgACAATTAGTCCCCagtgtaacaataatatttttattcaatttgatgAACTGCACtaacttttaattacatgtacatacgTCAAAAATACTTATAGAGCATGTTaacattgtcagaaaaaaaattaaaaaattgtttgcAGTCTCGATGAAATATGATTGATGACAAAGGCTTTATGCACGTTCTGTACCTGtcaaatttaaattatgaaaacattACTTAGTATTCTACAGTAAATATCTAGCTAGTAATGGAAAACCGATCTTTCTGTATACAAAAATAATGAGTCTGCGGTTTTTagatagtctgtaagtattgtctgtaaTTCTTAGATACAGTttgtaagtattgtctgaggtTCTTATATACAATTGTAAGTTTTGTCCAAAGTTCTTAGAGTTAGTCTGTAATTCTTaaatacagtctgtaagtattgtctgtagtTCTTAGATACaatctgtaagtattgtctgtagtTCTTagatagtctgtaagtattgtctatAGTTCTTagatagtctgtaagtattgtctgtagtTCTTAGATAcggtctgtaagtattgtctgtagtTCTTAGATAcggtctgtaagtattgtctgtagtTCTTagatagtctgtaagtattgtctatagttcttagatacagtctgtaagtattgtctgtagttcttagatacagtctgtaagtattgtctgtagtTCTTagatagtctgtaagtattgtctgtagtTCTTAGATAcggtctgtaagtattgtctgtagtTCTTAGATAcggtctgtaagtattgtctgtagtTCTTagatagtctgtaagtattgtctatagttcttagatacagtctgtaagtattgtctgtagttcttagatacagtctgtaagtattgtctgtagtTCTTagatagtctgtaagtattgtctgtagtTCTTAGATAcggtctgtaagtattgtctgtagtTCTTAGATAcggtctgtaagtattgtctgtagtTCTTagatagtctgtaagtattgtctatAGTTCTTAgatacatgaatgaaatatttgctacttgACGTAAATAGTTTGATGGACAGACGTCTAGCAGTGGTTTCATGAcctaactattttatttatctgtaataTGATATCTTTCCGCTGACcatgaataaaatatttgaattcggGACGTGAATAGATTGCTGGACTGACGTCTAGCGGTTACATGACCGAATTATTGTATTCATCATTAATATGATATCCGACgtcctgaacatgaatgaaatatttgtcactggacgtacAGCCAACTTCAAATAATCAGTCTAGCGGTAACATGGTCTAACTATTGTATTTATCTTTAATATGATTTCttcctgaacatgaatgaaatatttgctacttgACGTAAATAGTTTGATGGACAGTCGTCTAGCAGTGGTTTCATGAcctaactattttatttatctgtaataTGATATCTTTCCGCTGACcatgtataaaatatttgaactCGGGACGTAAATAGTTTGCTGGACTGACGTCTAGCGGTTACATGACTTAACTTTTGTTTTCATCTTTGATATGGTCTCTTCCTGAACAttaatgaaatagttgtcactGGACGTAAAACCAACACCATTCAATCAGTCTAGCATTAATATGACCTTACTATTCTATTTATCTTTAATATGATCTCttcctgaacatgaatgaaatatttgccactcaGTGACGTAAATAGTTTGCTGGACAGGCGTCTAGCGGTTACATGACCGAACTATTGTTTTCATCTTTAATATGGTCTCTTCCTGAACATAATTGAAATAGTTGTCACTGGAAGTACAGCAAACATCAAGCAATAAATCTAGCGGTTACAAGACCGGTAGCAAATCTGGTAAAACGACACACTAAAAGACAACTTCAATGGAAATGCCAAATGAATTTCCATTTTTCTACAGAGTTATTCGATTCGTATAAGCTATATATATACACCAACAGACCAATGAGACATACAACAATGGGATACATAATTATTTCAGAGCCACCGCGTCCGTTGTTTTTATTGAACCACTTGGAAGATTGTAAGTTACATTCTGGTAGACCTTAATGATTTTTACCGATTGAAACCGTCAACACATCggatttatttttacttatgtgTTATACTTTGTCCACGTCCcttcttttaaaagatttttttttcacagtTCTACACAACATAAATTTATTTcgctgaacagttgggacaaattCAAACTCTATCCCACTCTTTCTTTTGTAATATGGAACCTTGttgtacaattttagagagaccCATGccatacacaagttattgtctggaaaataGAAAACTTGAAATGCTTGTTTTCGGACTTGTACCGAAATCCTGGCATGTTTGGGCCAATAATCCTCAAACTCAATCCCATTCTTCCCTTTGTGATAAGGAACCTTGTTGTACGATGTTAGCCGCGAGATCCATTCACACAAGTTATTTttctgaaactacaaaaatgcttgttttggtccTTAATTTCTGATCTTTTGGCACCATAAGCACACAAAAAATCCCAACCTTCCACTTGTGGTCAAATTTCAGAGCAGTCACAATACTTATTCCTAAAAGGTTAGGACCCAATCCAAACTTTTGTTGTATTGAACAAGACTATATGTGTTtattgtgttatagtagtctcagattgaaccttcttaaaaaaatcaaagatcaattcacttaaaataaagttattgtccgaaaaaaTTTTGGCAGTTGcataaaaatgcatgtatcaagtcaggaatgtgacagttgttatccattcttttgattagggacttaccGTTTCAATTTTTCCTCGGACTGTTCAGTATTTTTTAGTTCTTTGTTTTTATGGATATTGTATATACAAGTACAATCTAAATATCATCATGCTATGCTCACAAAGACGAGTTATAAAAGATTAGAATTTGAATCAGAATGGGAAACGACTTCTTTCTAGTGTGCTGGATAGGTGAAGCCAACTGCTGATGTTTACAGATATAGTTCATATCTCTGGTTacttatataaattaaatttttaattctaCTTTCCCTGTTCTTCTCATGTACAAGTCCCAGTTATTAATAGTAAGGTTTGTTTGATTGTTGTTAATAATCGAAAGAGTGAGTTTAAGAAGACGACAACTAAATTTTGCTGTCctacacaaactttattctacaATAATTGGACAATTACTTGTAAAAGAATTGTCTCCCTAGTAACATGAGGTACTGTTTAGATGGTGTGCAAGAAATGAAGTGATTTTTCAGGTTTTATTACAGTAATGTGGTTACATCATATTGATATAGATATACACATATTGTAAGGTGTAGGTCCAAGTCATCGATTATGGAAATGAGATCTTAAGACTGGTTTCTTGAGTGATAATTATGGTATTTTAACTTTGGGTTTCCTTTTCCTTGTATTTACACCAATATTCAATATTCCAATTTATTACACATACTAGTATATGAATGATAAACTATGCTCGTCTCTGCAAGTGGAGTCATGTGAGAGTTAAGCATGTTATTTCATGCTGGTTTCAGTTCATGAATTAGAAGATAAGTACATTATGTCTTTGACGAAGAGTTGCCTCAATATCACACACACTTCATATTAATTTTATAGTCATTTATTGTGGTTCCATATTTTTCTCTTCCAAGATACCATAAGCAATTGTTGACATATTATATGTAAGAAATAATTGTATGGTGTCAGCTGTCGGAATTAGACCTTGACTCAAGGTTCAAGTTACATTAGTCACTGGAATAATTTTCTTTGATATATActaaaagaggggcaaaaaaaaatgtaccatccTTTCTCAAGTCTGCATAATTACTATTCAATGTAAAGAACAACATTGGGTATAGGttacataaatttatttataaagatatttagGTTCCTTAAAGTTGTTAAACATCTGTACAATATCATTAAATCAAAAACAATCAAgcaataaaagttttaaaaagcatAGTTTGATTTGCAGCAGGCCAAGTTTACAGGCTTATTCCATCCATGCCAGGGACTTATAACCTTACGACCTTTCACAGTGCGCCAGCGGGTTATATCCTGTTCTGCAAATCATAACATGCAATCCCCCTCCCAACTTTCGTTAAATTCCTACCTGAAATATATTAACAGGAGTTTTTTTACCAAAACAAACATCTCTATAGTCAAGAATGTTATTAGTtctatattaaaaaattaaaacaataatgttTAGGGTTACTTTTAATTTATCATCATCAAGCAACACCAAGAATTTTGTGATTACAACCAATTCACATGATCTATTCAGACATATATAAACTGCATATAACCTTGTCCAGATTGTATTAATTCCAAAAcaatcaattataaataaaagttttaaaaagcatAGTTTGATTTGCAGCAGGCCAAGTTTACAGGCTTGTTCCATCCATGCCAGGGACTTATAACCTTACGACCTTTCACAGTGCGCCAGGGGGTTATATCCTGTTCTGCAAATCATTTTATGCACCCACTCCTAAAATTTCAACCTGATTAATCTCAACAGCAAGTTCCTCTAAATAGTAAAATTAACAACTCATTTGTTTTAATAACCTTTCTATATTGCaaaatttatgaattaaaaaTGCAATAATTTTAACTTTAGACGGCCCACCAATAAGAACAAAAGGcatgaaaattaaagaatattaataaactttaaaaaaaaaatcaccttttTTTTAACCAGGTACATTTtctgacatgattttttttaaaagcttctCCTGTTGAAATTGATCTAATCTAACACTAAAAAATCATTGTTCTCaatttcctaaaaaaatattgttgtcatTTCTTCTTTGGTTGGTAAATTTAAGGATCTGGACAATTCAGTATTCAATTTATCATGAACTATTCTTGGTACAATAGAAACATCTGTAACAGTGTGTTCAAATAATGTGAAACATGAATGAAAAAGAGTTTCAATCTAAAAATGTTTCACAAGCAGGTAATTAATTTTGCCTAAATGGAACCGGTTTCCTTTTAAAGGTAAAAGATTGTTGATTGTGTCAAAAATTTCCTTACTCTGTTTacttaaataaagtaaatatttatttattttaatgtcaatattattACTTTCTTCTTCTGCATGGTCAATCAAACATTTGGACTGAACAGCCTTTTGTTGGTTCTCAGATATCTTTCTCGATTCCAACTGATCATATATTTCTGATTCAAGTGACAAAAATTGTTTAGAATCCAAATTTGTGTTGTTAATAGCATTCAGTTAGTCCACTCctttttttatctttagaaaGTTGCTTGAGAACTGTTTGCTTATACGGATTCCAATGGCTTGACCCTCTGAAACCAGAAATTGTTTAGAATCCAAATTTGTGTTGTTAATAGCATTCAGTTTGTCCACTCctttttttatctttagaaaGTTGCTCGAGAACTGTTTGCTTATACGGATTCCAATGGCTTGACCCTCTGAAACCAGAAATTGTTTAGAATCCAAATTTGTGTTGTTAATAGCATTCAGTTTGTCTACTTCTTTTTATATCTTTAGAAAGTTGCTTGAGAACTGTTTGCTTATACGGATTCCAATGGCTTGACCCTCTGAAACCAGAAATTGTTTAGAATCCAAATTTGTGTTGTTAATAGCATTCAGTTTGTCtacttctttttttatctttagaaaGTTGCTCGAGAACTGTTTGCTTATACGGATTCCAATGGCTTGACCCTCTGAAACCAGAAATTGTTTAGAATCCAAATTTGTGTTGTTAATAGCATTCAGTTTGTCCACTCctttttttatctttagaaaGTTGCTCGAGAACTGTTTGCTTATACGGATTCCAATGGCTTGACCCTCTGAAACCAGAAATTGTTTAGAATCCAAATTTGTGTTGTTAATAGCATTCAGTTTGTCTACTTCTTTTTATATCTTTAGAAAGTTGCTTGAGAACTGTTTGCTTATACGGATTCCAATGGCTTGACCCTCTGAAACCAGAAATTGTTTAGAATCCAAATTTGTGTTGTTAATAGCATTCAGTTTGTCtacttctttttttatctttagaaaGTTGCTCGAGAACTGTTTGCTTATACGGATTCCAATGGCTTGACCCTCTGAAACCAGAAATTGTTTAGAATCCAAATTTGTGTTGTTAATAGCATTCAGTTTGTCTACTTCTTTTTATATCTTTAGAAAGTTGCTTGAGAACTGTTTGCTTATACGGATTCCAATGGCTTGACCCTCTGAAAAATTGAGTTTTAAAACCAAGTGCTATTTACTGACATGGTTTAAGCTTTTCCTTTATTTATCGATCTAATAATTGTGTCGTCAACACAAAAAAAGCACTGTTATCAATTTAAATATCATCTTCATCTAATTCCTCGTCACTGTCCTTTTCTATATAAATACTGTTCAAATCATTAGTTTCAAACTGCTCAATTTCCTGAAATATTGTTGTCATTTCTTCTTCGGTTGGTAAATTTAAGGATCTTGACAATTCAGTATTCAATTTATCATGAACTATTCTTGGTACAATAGAAACATCTGTAACAGTGTGTTCAAATAATGTGAAACATGAATGAAAAAgtgtttcaatattaaaatgtttCACAAACAGGTAATTAATTTTGCCTAAATGGAACCGGTTTCCTTCTAAAGGTAAAAGATTGTTGATTGTGTCAATAATTTCCTTACTCTGTTTacttaaataaagtaaatatttttttatttcaatgtcaaTATTATTACTTTCTTCTTCTGCATGGTCAATCAAACATTTGGACTGAACAGCCTTTTGTTGGTTTTCAGATATCTTTCTCGATTCCAACTGATCATATATTTCTGATTCAAGTGACAAAAATTGTTTAGAATCCAAATTTGTGTTGTTAATAGCATTCAGTTTGTccacttctttttttatctttagaaaGTTGCTTGAGAACTGTTTGCTTATACGGATTCCAATGGCTTGACCCTCTGAAaaattgatataacaaattatttattggCTCTCAGAAAAAAGGACATAACACTGATAAAAATAATGGTAACATGTTATTAACGTGTCAAGTAAAACGGTAAATAGAGAGTTGTACAGAAAAACATTTGTGAACAGTTCGCAATGAAAAGCAGGTTATATGACActtgattttgtattttgaagGACTCATTTGtagtttgagaaaaatgcaataaaaaattcCTATATGGCTATTTACAAATAGTTGCTGAGAGGTAAACCTTAAAATTTAACACATTGTATAGCTTGACGTATAAAGCTTGAATCACAACTTCTTAGAAAGCCATAcataattatagaaaaaaaaatgttaattcattgaaaattgaattgaaattataaatttgacTCTATGGGTGATTAATTAAGTTTTGAATTGTCTACCGATGGTACCATGTAAGTTTAAATACATGTAGAACAGCTCTTATGAATATAATACTAGTTATACATTTTCATACCTGCATATTTCTTCATCAAGCTAGACAAATATTGCCGGTCAGTTGCAAGTTCCTTTAATTTCACTAAACATGCGCTTTTTCTCTTTGTCTGAGCTGATTCTAAAAGCAGTTGTCCTTGATCTGAAGTAAGCTGAAGCTgggttaaatttgtttttttcttcaactttgAACAATCTGATATTAGCCTAGAAAAGAAGACATTATAATAGaacaaatgaattttgtttttaagtgGGGTTAAAATTTCACTCCATAatgtaaaattgaaaacttataacatttttaattattgCACAACTATACTGTGATCAACAGATAAAGTATCATCACATGTTTTAAGTGCAACccttacaaataaaaaaaaataaaccaaattttttttaaaagttgaaattaaaagttgaagTGTTCATCCATTTGCAGTTgagttttttatgttttttttttagtttgaaggttaaattcatttcttcagtTGTATAGGTTATACGTCCATGAGCTGATATTTGAAAAGTTCACATATTtaaggacgacatcaaaagttcaatgaaggataaaaaaaacttaattcgtatagttttttcactgaccccccctcCCTCTAaacttaatttggaaaaaaatgattgacccatatggatatcttgcagcagttcaaccccacccccaaactattttgaattaatttttttttttttttatcttacattgatctttgaTGTTATCCCTTAATGACTGTAATAATATCCATATTCAAATTAATGCATGTACACATTTTTTTCCCAAAGCATGTTTCATCTATGACAAACAATCATCAACAAATGCCAGAAAACTTTGTAATGTCTCTGTATGATTGCAGAAAAGGTTAAAGTGCTAGTGCTTACAAAATAATAAGgaatataacaataatatattaaaaatgttacaTATATATGTGTCAAATTCACCTTTCAATGCGTCTTTCCATTTCCACCTTTTCATCATCTGCTTCATTTATATCTAATAGTTGCctgtaaaaaaaacacaatagtgTAACAACAATGCACAAGCATTGTAGCAGTTGTAGCAGGAACTACCACAGCAGActaaattaaatcataaaaaaaaaggaaaggtaagtcagtattttcattttttttatatcttattttggCACTATGATTTTGGATGAAGTGATTCATATTTCCATGGTCTGAGTTGTCTATAGGCCAAATTGACCTGTGTATTTAATGAGTagattttgaatgttttttttttatttgatactaAAATAAACTCGAGTGTCTTGTTGTTAAATCTAAAAACTAAAAGGAACAGAAAATAGAATTATCAAAAGCATTTATGTAGTTTCTTATTtaatccccccccccaaaaaaaagaatcTAGTTGCAATTTAACTACCACCTGGAATATTGGTTGTATTTCCCAATTTCATTGATAACCGTGTTAAAATTCCAATAACTGGCCATGGTCCTTTTTCGCAAAATACCCAGATATACCCCTTATGTCCAACAATTTCAATTAGTTACTTCCTAAATAACAGAAATTAAATGATGTAGTCAGCTGGTTCTACAATAAGAGTTGGTTGGCTTACTGTGACATACATATATTCTGTTTTGGATTTGATTTAAGACTTATTCTAACACTGATTTGGGGCATTTTAAGGCAGCCAGTCATTTAAGATAAGAGCAGCAAGAATGGGTTTAAACTCCTGACCTCATGTTGACTCACTAGTGATTATAGTAATAACTTAAATCACTCAGCCATCAAAGTTCTAATTTTGTTTTGGCCTTCAGGAAAAAGTTGTAGATAACATTATATTCTGTCTTAAGATCATGTTAGTTTTCAAAACTAGCTTTTAAGAACATAAACCCTCaatccaccttttttttttatttcacaatgGGTTCTAAATGTTTTACAAGGATGAGCCAcatgatttgtttttcattcaagtTCTCAATTGAACTGCTTGAAACTCACTTTTTGGATTCAATCTGATGCAGGAGTTCAGCATACTGCTCATCTGTAGTCAAAGGCAGAGCtaaatgaataaatttaaagaactagtataatatatttaaaaataaataatataaagttGCCTGCATTTTTCCAAAAATAGAAAAGATTGTGAGGTAATAGTATTAAGTGTATTTTGAGATTCTGGACTTGTGTTACTGTACTAATTTTCAACCAATATCTTAGATCATTCTTCATAGAAAGTAAATTAACCTGTCAAGGCTTTTACTTTGAATAAGTGGCAAATGTGTAGTATGTGCAGGATGTTGCTGCACAACAAATCTAAACATTAATTACACGTTACaactcaaaattataaaatatttcttatgGAAGGCTACCAATGAAAACTATTATAAATTATTTCGTATCGGTTGGgaataagattctcttattggataaaaaggggtCATGACATTCATTaatcttcagtaataaattccattggtcATTAACAGAAAAATATGGACCAGAAAACCGGTTGTTAATGAACTTTTACATGATAtggaccggtggggcgtggtttaggtctgataatgaccgttggggcgtggtttccctTTGATAATGACTGTTGGGGTGTGGTTTCTCTGTTTAGAAAGATGTACTTTTTATAAAGCATGTTCCTGATTTTAATATTgaatttaagttgttgaattgtttattatatgttttcgttaataGTAAAATTAAAGAGAACTTAATTAAGAATTTATATACTGAAAAgttgcactaaaatgaatggcagtattactacgactggtcttcactctttgctatagaaatcgtacaactactcgagttcGCTTTAGGCgttttgaatttatgagaatttcctaaaacatggtttctcaatgaaataaccatgatagttcttgaaaaactggtcattatcatGATATATGGACttcccacaggacagtggtattgactaagaaagtgataatgactgagccaaAGGCGAGGTCATTATTGCTGTTGCAATATAAGTTTACTTCccaaggtctttcctgtaaaatgCATATTGAATCACGCTTAGTCAAATATTTATGCAGAGGACTATGCATTATACCAGACGTACCACAAAAAGCATTCATATTATTCCTCACCTTTCCTTTCTTTTCTGTTGGATTGTGTTTTCCATTCTTCCTTCCAGGTTTGAATCACATCTTTAGATTCTGTAATAAAGAAATAAGTTTAAAGTTCTGTCTACTCTTGAATAAATATATTGGCCATGACGACTTGAAATTAAATCTCAGTCAAAAGTCTGGAACTGTTTAAAAATCGGGTTGTTATAAGAACCCTATAACAAAGAACAAAATTCATCTTACTTTGTACTTGAACATGATAAATTTTCCTTAAACTAAGCaaagttatatacatgtaaatgtgcacttgcataaggtctATTTCTATCTGACGAAGCTCATATATTATCAATCAGCTTTTTTATGAATACTTCTTTTACAAATTAATTTGACTTTTATACTGCATTTTTAAAATTGGTAAAGATTCTGTCAATAAATATTActcaataaaataacaaaaaaagcatgTTATTATATGACTATAAAACAATAGTTAACTTTTGATTTTAGTTGAATATCATATCTCGGGTTAATAAATATTGATTCTTACATTGATctgttagcatattttgattcatcaaGTTAGCTAAAAAATttatgacccttaaaatcatccaaCAATCTCCGAGATCACCgtcatcaaaagtcaataattgtatattatcaatataaatatattgtttgagTGCCAGTGAGAAAAAGACCTATGTATGTACTTCTTGAGAACTATATCTTGCATAATTTCATCAAAAAGTATTGAAACAGGGTATCAAATTActtgatattaataaaataaaatgggtTAACTTACATTAAAACTAAACATTGCCTATAAAAGGCAACATAATTCAGGCCAGCATGATAAAGGGgtaggctattttttttttaatttgaactgATATGAACCAGCTGAGCATGCATTTATGGATacccattttatatttcaaaataatacaaatttCAATTAATAGTTTAAAGGTCATCCTACCTTTCATATCAACAAGAATTCCAGATATAATGGCCTCATTTTCTTTCAATATCTGCACACATCGTTTCTTCTTCTCTAacattttttttcctgaaaaaaaaagaaagtatatCTATGTTAAGAACCCTATTTTGAATTATAATATTGAGTCAAGGTAAAGGTGAAGAATGGAAATAAATTTTGGGACATGCTTACAGACAGGCATGGGTATATTTTTGGCTAGCATAAAGATGATTTTCATATATATGAATTAAATGAAAATCTAATATTAGCTACATACCTAgattccatatttgtttttctgtgtGGTGCAACATAGCTTCCGTTAGTAGATCTTGCCTGTTATTGATCGTCATTTCTTTGGTTATTTTTCTAAAACCCCTCAGATAGGACCACAGCCTTTCAATTCCCTCTCCGTCTGTCAAACCTGTTCCGTCTGCAAATCTCTGACCATACATCAACTAAAAAAAACATTCCAAAAGTTCCTAAAATTAACCTTAGAACAACAACAGCATACAAGAAAGactaaaatacattaaaaaatataacacTCAAAAAGTAACTCAATTGAATAAGGTTGGAATCAAAAGCTAAAAATGTAATTGTCCCATTTTATTTCAATCAAGTTGTACCGGaacattaaaagtaaaatcaacgaaatttcaaaattttctattCAATTGCAGTTAGGGGAACAATTTTATCTTTTGAACAGCCTTTAAAATTAAAACTAGCACTAAAGAAATGTCCAAACAATTGTTTTGTTATCTTAGAACACAAAAATTTGGGAATGAAATTTGGGACACCTAacatgtctgctctatggtcgggttgttgtctctttggcacattccccattttcatacAGATAAAAAAATTTGCTACCATCATCATATGACTAGGACATAATTCATAAAATTGATAAGTTTACCTGACATTCTGTATTGTGTGCAAAACTGTGAAAAACAGGGACAGCAAAGGAACATCTCTCTAAAACATCAATGTTATTAGTTTTCTGAAATGAAAAGAGagtaaattatgcaatttatgtATACAAACAGCATAAGAaggaacaatatatatatatatatatagacactagtctaaattgaaaacattcAAACCTACAATTACGttgtataaaaacatatatatatatatacaagtacgtCTAAACCAATGACAAACTTTATAGCAGATTTTATCCATCAGGTCACCAGCAGggatggtgatacaaggctgacAATACATTCTGTATAGATAATTCGTTTAAAATCAGCCCAACAATGTCAGACATCCTTAAAAGAACAAAATGTTTGCTTTCACAAATGtacattgttgggctgatatATAGGGAGTATATACAGTTAATCAATCAGAATCTtttgagtatattttattttagaatccAGAATACATGTAACTGGTGTtgttttcaaaagaaataaatcacttaCTAATCCCATGAATAATAGTAAATAGGAAAAAAACTTTAaacagtatatttttttcaaacatccattaaacaaatttttaaagaTTACCTTCAAATGTTTATGCAACATACAGGCAATGTCATACATGACAACCAAATTATCTGATGACCTATTTTCCAATATACACTTTAACATATAGACTGGATAACTCAATCTGAAAAGAGAAAGAATTTAAAGAAGTTCtacatataaacatacacaaagaTGTAAAATTTCACAATATTTATGGAAATATTTATTAACACCTTTAAGGttaattgtttgaaaatcatatt
Encoded here:
- the LOC139496159 gene encoding uncharacterized protein; translated protein: MKRIHLTTKPPKIKRTVFDGASSKFQTKHVRMTYNGSDVSNSNNTNQEVTNQLAQIDYPADQFDFQCEDNVNSNPGRINLTYAEKRKRVMGAWDLLRDKLIETRLEEQSPATHCCCFCESSVDDVIFCQDCGPSAYYCDTCCKRIHQNILFHKPHQWKQTMYVPIQMTNELARKDHICESSYSTSIYAVDVKGLQHTCKIQLCRCEDPAVTFLRYSLWPATPTSPKIGFDLRFMELLSVLQLECCLPAKSFCDALDTMHSNYIKLISNVEKNIYRAVVGDCLTEYNYHRYSLNTRANITESSFATECPICVKTPSIVSMDANFGLVHKQSSGSGQDRQSARHKNLYFLDHGDLRRFIDDYALDSKAPNSECSNFQAGNAIRSKVKNGKLDVTGIFGSVCKHDIPIYFADLVHGERLSYPVYMLKCILENRSSDNLVVMYDIACMLHKHLKKTNNIDVLERCSFAVPVFHSFAHNTECQLMYGQRFADGTGLTDGEGIERLWSYLRGFRKITKEMTINNRQDLLTEAMLHHTEKQIWNLGKKMLEKKKRCVQILKENEAIISGILVDMKESKDVIQTWKEEWKTQSNRKERKALPLTTDEQYAELLHQIESKKQLLDINEADDEKVEMERRIERLISDCSKLKKKTNLTQLQLTSDQGQLLLESAQTKRKSACLVKLKELATDRQYLSSLMKKYAEGQAIGIRISKQFSSNFLKIKKEVDKLNAINNTNLDSKQFLSLESEIYDQLESRKISENQQKAVQSKCLIDHAEEESNNIDIEIKKYLLYLSKQSKEIIDTINNLLPLEGNRFHLGKINYLFVKHFNIETLFHSCFTLFEHTVTDVSIVPRIVHDKLNTELSRSLNLPTEEEMTTIFQEIEQFETNDLNSIYIEKDSDEELDEDDI